TGGAATCGTGGAGGACGACGCTGTCCACTCCGCCGATATCAGTCACGTGCACGAGCACCACTGTCTCACCGTTCAGGTTCTGGTCCCACAGCTCGATGGGGTACGGGATGGGCGAGGCCTGGAACATGGGTGTGGGGAAATCGATCTGTTGCTCCGGGCCGCACGCCGCAGCGCCCAGCAGCAGCACCACCCGGCTGCCAGCCTGCAAAGCGCGGGGCATGGCCCCCGGC
This sequence is a window from Gemmatimonadota bacterium. Protein-coding genes within it:
- a CDS encoding energy transducer TonB, with amino-acid sequence MPRALQAGSRVVLLLGAAACGPEQQIDFPTPMFQASPIPYPIELWDQNLNGETVVLVHVTDIGGVDSVVLHDSSGYEAFDSAAVQGARDLRFMPGRVNGKRKAMWARVPVRFERDRRTAVEVIGQAP